AGAGTACCCGTCCGGGGGCCGAAGCGGTTGACGCCGAAGAGGAAATGAAGCGGGTTTTGCCCGTCATTAAAGCACTGGCGACTGAAGTAGGCATACCTATTTCTATTGACACCTACAAAGCAGAGGTAGCCGCGGCGGCGCTGGAAGCAGGCGCGGTGATGGTCAACGATGTGTGGGGCCTGCAAATGGACCCGGAGATGGCCAACCTGTGCGCCCAACAAAACGCGCCGGTGGTAATTATGCACAACCGCAGCCATCCGCGGAATGCGGTTCAGGAGGACCGCCTGGGCGGGCGCTACCTGGGCACCGATTATGACAACTTGTTAGCAGATGTAACTAACGAATTGCAACAAAGCATAAACTTGGCCCGGCAGGCCGGTATTCCCCCCGCCCACATCATCATTGATCCCGGCATTGGTTTTGGCAAAACCGTGCAACAAAACCTAACGCTGCTCAACCGTTTGGATGTGTTCAAATCGTTAGGGTATCCCCTCCTGCTTGGCCCGTCGAACAAATCCTTTATCGGTTACACCCTGGATTTGCCCCCCCACGAGCGCGTAGAAGGAACCGCCGCCGCCGTAACCATTGGCATTGAACGGGGCGCGGACATTATCCGGGTGCACCAGGTGAAAGAAATGAGCCGCGTGGCCCGCATGACAGATGCCATTGTGCGCCGGAATACAAAAAACCAATAACTGCTGGCGGGGCTTGTTGCGTAAAGTTCATCTCTACCGTATCATAAGCCATCCCAAAATAGGATGGTGTTATGCACTTTTGTCACGCTTCTAAAATCTGGCAAGAATTTCCCCAATTAGTGCCGGGGCTGTTGGTTGTTGACAAAATTCAGCCTCAAGTTGAAGTCGAAAATCGGCTGCAACCCTTTTATCAACACGCCCGCGAAAGATTAAACAACAACCCGGAATCACAATTGGCTGAAATCTCTGCCTGGCGCCGGGCCTACACCCAAATGGGCCTAAAACCCACCCAATACCGCTCGGCTGCCGAAGCCCTACTGCGCCGCTTTCGACGCGAGGACGACTTACCCCGCCTCCATCCCCTGGTTGACCTGTGCAATGCCGTCTCCCTGGCCTTTTCCCTGCCGGTGGCGGTATTCAACCTGGCCGCTGTAGACGATTACCTGGAAGTGCGTCACGCCACAGGTGTTGAACAATACCTGGCCTTTAGCGGGGAAATAGAAATTCCGCCCGCGGGCGAAGTGATCTTTGCCGATGCCTCAAACCACGTGCACGCCCGGCGCTGGACGTTCCGGCAGAGCCGCCGCTCGGTGATTAGCCCGGAGACAACTCGCGCCCTCATTGTGAGCGAGGGTTTGCACCAAACGGCTCCTGCCGACGTGCCGGCCTTGATTGACGCGCTGGCCAGGGAAATTACGGCTTTATGGTCGGCCCCCAAATATCGAGCCATTCTCACGGCTCACTCGCCCCGGTTGGAATTCGAGATTGCCTGAATTTTAAGGCCGTCGTTTGCAGATACCCCAAATTTTAGGGCTTGTCAATTTGGGATGGTTATCCTATACTTTTTTAAATGGAGGTATGCTATTATGGGGGTGTATAGTTGTGCTGTGCAAAACACCTGAAGGTTGAGCCACGTTTGTTCTCAACCAAAGCGCCTTGAACATTAACAAAGAACCCAGCTGGCTATACTTTGCGTGCTTCCATTTGGAATAGGGTACCTGTTCTCTAAATCAAACCCGGCTCTTGACATCAGTGAATCAACCATTAATTTGAATCTGTAATTTAGCATCCATAAAATTCAGCGTATGAGCACGCCGCCAACCATCTTAAATGTTGAAGATATTCCGGAAAATAGAAACCTGATCAGGCGAATTCTGGAAAGCGCAGGTTACCAGGTAGTAGACGCCGCAAATGCGCTGGAAGGGATTGACAAAGCCAGCCAACTCTGCCCCGATCTGATCTTGATGGACATCAACCTCCCCGATCTCGATGGTTTTACCGCTGTTACCCGCATTCGCAGTTTTGCCCACCTCAAAAAAGTACCCATTATCGCCCTCACGGCCCGCAGTGTTGGCGATGACCGGGAGCGAGCTAAAGCCATTGGCTGTGATAGCTATCTCAGTAAACCCGTTGATTTTGACGAATTAATCACCGAAGTTGACCGTTATCTCACCACGGGCCATCAAGAAGAAGCGATTACCCCCCGAGAATACTATCTGCAAGAACAAAGCGTAGCCCTTATTGAAGAGCTGGAGCGCAAATTCACCGAGCTTCAAACTGCCTATGAACGGCTGAAACATCTGGAAGAGGCCAAAAGCAATTTTATCTCCGTAGTCTCCCACGAGTTACGCACCCCCTTGACCGTTATTCACAGTTACACCCAAATGTTGGAAATGCTGCCCTTTATTCAAGCCGACGAGGGCGCTAAAGACCTCCTGGCCGGGATAGCCAAAGGATCAACGCGCTTGCAAGAAATTATTAACGATATGGTCAGCGTGGTCCGGGTTGAGTTGTCCAGGGCAAATTTTGAGGTCGCTCCTGTTTCTATCCGCAGTATCATCAAAACAATTGTGGAAGAACAACTGCCCACAACCGCCGAACGCAAAATAACTCTGGGCACAGAGGTGGCCAACGATTTGCCAATGGTCAACGGCGATTTTAAACAACTCCACTCAGCCATCACCCGGATTGTGGGTAACGCTATCAAATACACGCCCGATGGCGGCTGGGTAACTATTAGCGCCAAATCGCTCCAAAAGACAAACGGCCCGGACAATCAATCTTTTGTTGAAGTAATTGTGGC
The Anaerolineae bacterium genome window above contains:
- a CDS encoding hybrid sensor histidine kinase/response regulator; this translates as MSTPPTILNVEDIPENRNLIRRILESAGYQVVDAANALEGIDKASQLCPDLILMDINLPDLDGFTAVTRIRSFAHLKKVPIIALTARSVGDDRERAKAIGCDSYLSKPVDFDELITEVDRYLTTGHQEEAITPREYYLQEQSVALIEELERKFTELQTAYERLKHLEEAKSNFISVVSHELRTPLTVIHSYTQMLEMLPFIQADEGAKDLLAGIAKGSTRLQEIINDMVSVVRVELSRANFEVAPVSIRSIIKTIVEEQLPTTAERKITLGTEVANDLPMVNGDFKQLHSAITRIVGNAIKYTPDGGWVTISAKSLQKTNGPDNQSFVEVIVADSGVGIALDKQKLIFDKFSTAENVSQHSTGKTKFMGGGAGLGLTIAKGIIESHQGRIWVESEGYDSEKLPGSKFYILLPAL
- the folP gene encoding dihydropteroate synthase gives rise to the protein MKPLHLGSSIFAWESQTYVMGIINVTPDSFSGDGLLSGKQWVKRAVEQGIKFAQEGAHLLDVGGESTRPGAEAVDAEEEMKRVLPVIKALATEVGIPISIDTYKAEVAAAALEAGAVMVNDVWGLQMDPEMANLCAQQNAPVVIMHNRSHPRNAVQEDRLGGRYLGTDYDNLLADVTNELQQSINLARQAGIPPAHIIIDPGIGFGKTVQQNLTLLNRLDVFKSLGYPLLLGPSNKSFIGYTLDLPPHERVEGTAAAVTIGIERGADIIRVHQVKEMSRVARMTDAIVRRNTKNQ